A section of the Thermoplasmata archaeon genome encodes:
- a CDS encoding DUF981 family protein produces MALFIDSLAIMLIGLGSGTFLVALYFLYSALGKTEWIREQLVIPTVGIGLFDFISGYEMSFTWPLPSGYNMLFGDPLLFLGILLVVGAIMVYKKMNPASLSFLSVILGIYVLIGAYSIFTYKLESGNDLISAMGLYVVDGIAALLTPILIMKPNGAGKALYYLEFVLLILGTLAALFIGYNALPEHLVDFSKYFPSVISMLL; encoded by the coding sequence ATGGCTTTGTTTATAGACTCGTTGGCTATAATGCTTATAGGACTAGGCTCAGGAACATTTTTGGTAGCACTATACTTTTTGTATTCCGCATTAGGAAAAACTGAATGGATTAGAGAACAGCTGGTTATTCCCACTGTAGGAATAGGGTTGTTTGATTTCATAAGCGGTTATGAAATGTCTTTTACATGGCCACTTCCTTCAGGGTATAATATGTTATTTGGAGATCCTCTCTTGTTCTTGGGTATCCTTTTAGTTGTAGGCGCAATAATGGTTTATAAAAAAATGAACCCCGCATCTCTATCTTTCCTGTCTGTAATACTCGGAATATATGTACTGATTGGAGCATATAGTATATTTACGTATAAGCTAGAATCTGGAAATGACCTTATTAGTGCTATGGGGCTCTATGTAGTTGATGGAATTGCTGCTTTGTTAACTCCAATATTGATAATGAAACCTAATGGGGCAGGTAAAGCACTGTATTACCTGGAATTTGTACTGCTTATACTAGGAACACTTGCAGCACTATTTATTGGATATAATGCTCTGCCAGAACATTTAGTGGATTTTTCCAAATATTTCCCATCAGTGATCTCAATGTTGCTGTAA
- a CDS encoding 4Fe-4S binding protein: MKASSIKIDKINCKGCGICIDVCPKKVIANSEEVNEYGLFYPYIIDLDNCIVCRLCELYCPDFAIDVEEKK; encoded by the coding sequence ATGAAAGCTTCATCTATAAAAATAGACAAAATCAATTGTAAAGGTTGCGGTATCTGTATAGACGTATGCCCCAAAAAAGTAATAGCAAACTCTGAAGAAGTGAATGAATACGGGCTTTTCTATCCCTATATTATAGATCTAGATAATTGTATTGTTTGTAGACTATGTGAATTATATTGCCCTGATTTTGCAATAGATGTGGAGGAGAAAAAATGA
- a CDS encoding 2-oxoacid:acceptor oxidoreductase subunit alpha — MMNKVIFVEGDEACALGAIKAGCRFYAGYPITPASEIMESMARLLPREGGKFVQMEDEIGSIAAAIGASWTGLKAMTATSGPGFSLMQENIGYALMTETPVVIVNVMRSGPSIGQATMPAQGDVMQSRFGTHGDYELIVLSPNSVQEMYDFTIKAFNLSEKYRIPVILLTDAEVGHMTEKMIAHEAELIERKKAEKPAELLTYEGRVPPMALFGSGYELLVTGSTHKPDGTRDTGSESVHSDLVTRLVMKIETDRENIEDYEELFVDDADIIVIAYGATSRPAKGAVLKARENGIKAGFFRPKTLWPAPEKRMKELRNVKTVLLPEMSLRGYKMEVEKIFGSVQHYPKLGGVVHTVDEIYNKIMEVIK; from the coding sequence ATGATGAATAAAGTGATATTTGTAGAGGGTGACGAAGCTTGCGCATTAGGAGCAATAAAAGCTGGTTGCAGATTCTATGCGGGATATCCAATAACCCCTGCCTCAGAGATTATGGAATCAATGGCAAGATTGTTACCAAGAGAAGGGGGTAAATTTGTACAGATGGAAGATGAAATTGGATCTATAGCAGCAGCTATAGGTGCTTCTTGGACTGGCTTGAAGGCCATGACTGCAACTTCCGGGCCTGGTTTTTCTCTAATGCAGGAAAATATTGGATATGCATTAATGACTGAAACGCCGGTTGTAATCGTTAATGTAATGAGAAGTGGCCCTTCAATCGGACAAGCAACTATGCCTGCCCAGGGTGATGTAATGCAATCTAGATTTGGTACCCATGGTGATTATGAGCTCATAGTACTATCGCCAAATTCTGTACAGGAAATGTATGATTTTACAATCAAAGCCTTTAATCTATCTGAAAAATACCGGATACCAGTTATATTATTGACCGATGCAGAAGTAGGTCATATGACTGAAAAAATGATAGCACATGAGGCAGAGCTCATCGAGCGAAAAAAAGCAGAAAAGCCGGCAGAATTACTGACTTACGAGGGAAGAGTACCTCCTATGGCACTGTTTGGATCTGGATATGAACTATTAGTCACAGGTTCTACTCACAAGCCAGATGGCACTCGAGACACAGGCTCTGAATCTGTGCACTCTGATTTAGTGACCAGGCTTGTCATGAAAATCGAAACTGATAGAGAAAATATAGAAGATTATGAAGAACTTTTTGTCGATGATGCAGACATAATTGTTATAGCATATGGTGCTACTTCCAGACCTGCAAAAGGTGCAGTATTAAAAGCTCGTGAAAATGGGATAAAAGCTGGATTTTTCAGACCCAAAACGCTCTGGCCAGCACCTGAAAAGAGGATGAAAGAGCTTAGAAACGTGAAGACTGTATTATTGCCAGAGATGTCTTTAAGAGGATACAAGATGGAAGTAGAGAAAATCTTTGGCTCTGTACAGCATTATCCCAAATTAGGTGGTGTTGTTCACACTGTTGATGAAATATATAATAAGATCATGGAAGTGATAAAATGA
- a CDS encoding thiamine pyrophosphate-dependent enzyme — protein sequence MITAKELKEKYIRRFPSAFCPGCGDGQILNAITRAIDHSKIDSKQIVAVSGIGCSAWIPSPYLKTDTFHTHHGRAIAFATGVKIANPSLKVLVVAGDGDCVGIGGNHLIHAARSNIAMTVIMVNNGIYAMTGGQVAPTTEHNTRTITTPYGNPGYSFNVSELVKAAGATYVARWTTWHLPQLIKSIEKAMMKKGFSFIEVLSQCPTYEGKILGMDHIEMLHMFKEKARPDGEGIFKIGEFVDIERPELTEEMDKIIRQVRK from the coding sequence ATGATAACTGCTAAAGAATTGAAAGAAAAATATATTCGAAGATTTCCCTCTGCTTTCTGCCCTGGATGTGGCGATGGGCAAATATTAAATGCTATTACAAGAGCAATTGATCACTCTAAAATAGATAGCAAACAGATAGTGGCAGTATCAGGTATAGGATGTTCAGCATGGATTCCTTCTCCATATTTAAAGACTGATACTTTTCATACACATCATGGCCGCGCAATAGCATTTGCTACAGGTGTAAAAATAGCAAATCCTTCATTGAAAGTTCTTGTTGTGGCGGGAGACGGAGATTGTGTGGGCATTGGCGGAAATCATCTAATACATGCTGCCAGGTCAAATATAGCCATGACAGTAATAATGGTAAATAACGGGATATATGCAATGACTGGCGGCCAGGTAGCGCCTACAACCGAGCATAACACCAGAACCATTACTACTCCTTATGGAAATCCTGGATATTCATTCAATGTTTCAGAGCTTGTTAAAGCTGCAGGTGCTACCTATGTAGCCAGATGGACCACCTGGCATTTACCGCAGCTTATTAAAAGCATTGAAAAAGCGATGATGAAAAAAGGTTTTTCTTTTATCGAGGTTCTATCTCAATGCCCGACCTATGAAGGAAAAATTCTGGGGATGGATCACATAGAAATGTTGCATATGTTTAAAGAAAAAGCCAGGCCTGACGGAGAAGGGATATTCAAAATTGGAGAATTTGTAGACATAGAGAGACCAGAACTTACAGAAGAGATGGATAAAATAATAAGGCAGGTGAGAAAATGA
- a CDS encoding 2-oxoacid:acceptor oxidoreductase family protein, translating to MIQIRIAGWAGQGLVLAGSILAHAYAMHENKNVISTRSYTAAVRSGITYSDIIVDDHEIYDLVITKPQALIVLYQKTMDKFVSLAKKSEYLIVEKNLVPNVPAIPGKLVIVPAYDIANQEKSPKMVNMVMLGAFAKATNLISIDSLIKSIDQNVSEKFRDLNKKLIMRGYEQNILY from the coding sequence ATGATACAGATCCGCATTGCAGGCTGGGCGGGACAAGGGTTGGTTTTAGCAGGATCGATACTGGCTCATGCTTATGCTATGCACGAAAACAAAAATGTGATTAGTACTAGATCATACACTGCCGCTGTAAGGTCAGGCATCACTTATTCAGATATTATTGTTGATGACCATGAAATTTATGACTTAGTAATAACAAAACCCCAGGCTTTAATAGTATTATATCAGAAAACTATGGATAAGTTTGTTTCTCTTGCAAAAAAATCAGAATACTTGATTGTCGAGAAAAATTTGGTACCTAATGTTCCAGCTATCCCTGGCAAATTAGTAATAGTTCCCGCATATGACATAGCAAATCAAGAAAAAAGTCCAAAGATGGTGAATATGGTAATGCTTGGCGCATTCGCAAAGGCCACAAACCTAATATCGATAGATTCTTTGATTAAAAGTATCGATCAGAATGTATCTGAAAAATTCAGAGATTTAAACAAAAAATTGATAATGCGAGGTTATGAACAAAATATCCTATACTGA
- a CDS encoding aldehyde ferredoxin oxidoreductase family protein: protein MKAVNNLIGIVDISRNNVKVEHVDDSVYKKFLGGYGLGVWYLHTHQKPNADPLGPENTLGIVPGLLNNTNIPMSGRFMAVAKSPLTGTWGDSNCGGHFGPKLMQAGLDGIFINGISKEPVYILIDNGKISVLSAKDLWGKNTTETEEILKNRHKGAEVLSIGPAGEYMSLISCIITDKGRALGRSGLGAVMGSKKLKAIVAVGNKKADIFDSNTLKSITKSMLNASKDERSEIYKMWHKYGTVGSNEFSALSGDTPIKNWNGIGIIDFGEENANKLSGEMIVKDNVQSYGCASCPVACGAWIRRETRFGIIEGHRLEYEGASLFGQALLNSDLDSVAMSFELCNQYGLDIISTAAAIGFAMECFEKGMINERDLGFKIGWGDSDAIVKLVHMIGKGEGFGRVLGLGVKKAAEKIGKGADKIAIHVEGQELPSHDPKYMPSLATTYLTDPTPGRHTAGGLGFEEGSVPSPIFNIDLHFEKVEKYEYKNKGKVHAIMSNMKQVQNALGFCSFSFVYGTLPYTEMIKSATGMEYTPEELLLTGERIQDMRHLFNLREGLNPAKFTIPGRAIGTEPQKEGPLKGVTVDIDTMKKEYYNAMGWDLETGEINANKRKELDLTY from the coding sequence ATGAAAGCAGTAAATAATTTGATAGGAATAGTAGACATAAGTAGAAATAATGTTAAAGTAGAGCATGTTGATGATTCTGTTTATAAGAAATTTTTAGGCGGATATGGTTTAGGAGTATGGTATTTACATACTCATCAGAAACCAAATGCAGATCCTCTAGGTCCAGAAAACACCTTAGGTATAGTTCCAGGACTGTTAAATAACACAAATATTCCAATGTCCGGACGCTTTATGGCAGTAGCTAAATCTCCATTGACCGGTACCTGGGGCGATTCCAACTGTGGTGGTCATTTTGGCCCTAAGTTGATGCAGGCTGGTTTAGACGGCATTTTCATAAATGGGATATCTAAAGAGCCGGTGTATATATTAATAGACAATGGCAAAATTTCAGTCCTCAGTGCCAAAGATCTATGGGGTAAAAATACTACTGAAACAGAAGAAATTTTAAAAAATAGGCACAAAGGAGCTGAAGTTTTATCTATAGGACCAGCCGGCGAATATATGTCACTGATATCTTGCATAATAACAGATAAAGGTAGGGCATTAGGCAGATCTGGGCTTGGTGCTGTAATGGGCTCTAAAAAACTTAAAGCGATAGTGGCTGTGGGCAATAAAAAAGCAGATATTTTCGATTCCAACACTCTAAAATCGATTACAAAGAGTATGCTGAATGCCAGCAAAGATGAGAGATCAGAAATTTACAAAATGTGGCACAAGTACGGCACTGTGGGCAGCAATGAATTTTCAGCATTGAGCGGAGATACACCCATCAAGAACTGGAATGGAATAGGCATTATTGATTTTGGCGAAGAAAACGCCAATAAACTGAGTGGGGAAATGATTGTAAAGGATAATGTTCAGAGCTATGGTTGTGCCAGTTGCCCGGTGGCATGTGGCGCATGGATAAGAAGAGAGACCAGATTCGGAATAATTGAAGGTCACAGACTAGAATATGAAGGTGCATCCCTATTTGGGCAGGCTTTACTGAACAGCGATCTGGATTCGGTAGCCATGTCATTTGAGCTATGCAATCAATATGGTCTGGACATTATATCAACTGCTGCGGCAATAGGTTTTGCGATGGAATGTTTTGAGAAAGGAATGATCAATGAGCGAGACTTGGGATTCAAGATTGGGTGGGGAGATTCAGATGCAATAGTAAAACTTGTGCATATGATAGGAAAAGGAGAAGGATTTGGAAGAGTGCTGGGATTAGGTGTGAAAAAAGCAGCTGAAAAGATAGGAAAAGGCGCTGATAAGATAGCGATTCATGTTGAAGGACAAGAACTTCCGTCTCATGATCCTAAATACATGCCCAGCCTGGCCACCACATACTTGACCGATCCAACGCCTGGAAGACATACAGCTGGTGGTTTAGGATTTGAAGAAGGATCGGTTCCGAGCCCAATATTCAATATAGATCTTCATTTTGAAAAAGTGGAAAAATATGAATACAAAAACAAAGGTAAGGTACATGCTATCATGAGCAATATGAAACAGGTTCAGAATGCTTTAGGGTTCTGCTCTTTTTCATTTGTATACGGAACATTACCTTATACAGAGATGATAAAATCAGCTACCGGCATGGAATACACTCCAGAAGAGCTTTTATTGACAGGAGAAAGGATACAAGATATGAGGCATTTATTTAATTTGAGAGAAGGATTAAACCCTGCTAAATTCACGATACCTGGAAGAGCAATAGGCACAGAGCCACAAAAAGAGGGTCCTTTGAAAGGGGTTACTGTAGACATAGATACCATGAAGAAAGAATATTACAATGCTATGGGGTGGGACCTGGAAACTGGAGAAATAAATGCTAATAAAAGGAAAGAGCTTGATCTGACCTATTAA
- the aspS gene encoding aspartate--tRNA(Asn) ligase: SKVIVDGWLQETRVLGNIAFLILRDREGSAQVTLFKKQFGPEKFKMLCNLPRESVLEVSGIVQKNENVSLGFEIIPENIEILNLAKSPLPLGIIDKVNTDLDTRLNTRFLDLRKPEVQAMFKIKSTLLESIRNTLLENEFIEVHTPKIVATATEGGTELFHVQYFENDAYLVQSPQLYKQIMMSAGFDRVFEIAPAFRAEEHNTVRHLNEFISIDVEMSFCDDEDAMKLLEIVIANAISHVKERRKKELEILGLNWTVPEIPFKRFDYEFLRALVNESGLKMDFGEDFSAEAQAIIGAKYPDFYFIKNWPIEARAFYVYPDPANPKFGKAFDLQYGERELTSGAQRNHDYESLKNALISKNLNPDNFEFYLKAFEYGMPPHAGWAIGLERLTMILSNAKNIREVSLFPRDRRRIVP, from the coding sequence GTTCAAAAGTTATTGTTGATGGTTGGCTTCAAGAAACCAGGGTATTGGGAAACATTGCATTTTTGATTCTGCGAGATCGCGAGGGTAGTGCTCAGGTTACTTTGTTTAAAAAACAGTTTGGTCCAGAAAAATTTAAAATGCTGTGCAATTTGCCGAGAGAGAGTGTGTTGGAAGTATCTGGAATAGTTCAGAAAAACGAAAATGTAAGCTTGGGCTTTGAGATAATACCTGAAAACATAGAAATTCTGAACCTGGCTAAATCACCATTGCCGCTGGGCATAATCGATAAAGTAAATACAGATCTAGACACTAGGCTTAATACCAGATTTTTAGATCTCAGAAAACCCGAGGTTCAGGCAATGTTCAAAATTAAAAGCACTCTGTTAGAAAGTATCAGAAACACGCTACTAGAAAACGAGTTTATTGAAGTACACACGCCAAAGATAGTTGCCACAGCTACAGAGGGTGGCACCGAGCTGTTTCATGTTCAATACTTTGAAAATGATGCATATTTAGTGCAATCGCCACAGTTATATAAACAGATTATGATGAGCGCAGGATTTGATAGAGTGTTTGAAATAGCACCTGCTTTCAGGGCTGAAGAACACAATACCGTAAGACATCTTAATGAGTTCATTTCTATAGATGTAGAGATGAGCTTTTGTGATGATGAAGACGCAATGAAACTTTTGGAAATCGTTATCGCAAACGCAATCTCACATGTCAAAGAACGACGAAAGAAGGAACTTGAGATTCTAGGATTAAACTGGACTGTCCCAGAAATACCTTTTAAGAGATTCGATTATGAGTTTTTAAGAGCCCTAGTAAATGAGAGTGGTTTAAAAATGGATTTTGGCGAGGACTTTTCAGCTGAGGCACAAGCAATAATAGGTGCAAAATATCCAGATTTTTATTTTATTAAAAATTGGCCTATAGAAGCCCGCGCATTTTATGTGTATCCAGATCCAGCGAACCCTAAATTCGGAAAAGCGTTTGATTTGCAGTATGGTGAGCGTGAGCTCACGTCTGGAGCACAGAGAAATCATGATTATGAGTCTTTAAAAAACGCGCTGATTTCTAAAAACTTGAATCCTGATAACTTTGAATTTTATTTGAAAGCTTTTGAATATGGAATGCCACCGCATGCGGGGTGGGCAATAGGATTGGAGAGACTTACTATGATTCTCAGCAATGCAAAAAACATCCGGGAAGTTTCTCTATTTCCAAGAGATAGAAGAAGAATTGTACCTTGA
- a CDS encoding GNAT family protein — MFDFGSVRFRAIEKEDLKYIHDWENDYELFLYTRANPLHFITLEQVETEYDELLKNKNALKFIVENNDNKQVLGLARFSINESDVRSAEIGVYIADKEQWNRGLGKLITLGLLEMLFYHRSFEKVVAGSAEFNKRAHKALEYCGFRKEGELRRGIKLYGKYYSWYIYGELYDEYMQIREKALKETLKEDYEEYIKMVSSIG, encoded by the coding sequence ATGTTTGATTTTGGGTCTGTAAGGTTCAGAGCGATTGAAAAAGAGGATTTAAAATACATACATGACTGGGAAAATGACTATGAGCTATTTCTTTATACTAGAGCGAATCCACTTCATTTTATAACTTTAGAGCAGGTTGAAACTGAGTATGACGAGCTCTTGAAAAACAAGAATGCTTTAAAATTCATTGTTGAAAACAATGATAATAAACAAGTTCTAGGCCTGGCAAGGTTCAGTATCAATGAATCTGACGTAAGATCAGCAGAGATAGGGGTATACATTGCCGACAAAGAGCAATGGAATAGGGGTCTTGGAAAATTAATAACTTTGGGATTGCTAGAGATGCTATTCTATCACCGTAGCTTTGAGAAAGTAGTAGCAGGAAGCGCAGAGTTTAACAAGAGAGCGCATAAAGCATTAGAATACTGTGGATTCAGAAAGGAGGGAGAGCTCAGGAGAGGTATAAAGTTGTATGGAAAATACTATTCGTGGTACATATATGGAGAGCTGTATGATGAGTACATGCAAATTCGCGAGAAAGCATTGAAAGAAACATTGAAAGAGGACTATGAAGAATATATAAAAATGGTATCAAGTATAGGGTGA
- a CDS encoding M20 family metallo-hydrolase, whose product MDNINNIIKSMEPEIVSTMIELISKKAISPESGGSGELERAVYLQGLLEKIGVDKIERIDAKDNYNVIRPNILAQVYGKQRDRTVWIVAHMDTVPEGDLSLWNTDPFKGVFKDGKIYGRGSVDNGQAILTALFTLKILKKQDIVPKYNVGIMFVSDEEVGSKYGIDFVLKNREFSKNDLFYVPDSGNSEGTEIEIAEKSILWIKIKVNGKQAHGSRPDLGLNANRISMLLNSEIDKDLHKKFTAVDTLFTPEYSTFEPTKREKNVDNVNTIPGTDVSYYDCRILPTYNIDDVLKVFEEKISKFKKKYQIEIESEILQKSVAPKPTDKNSEIVQTLLRVLKEERNIDGKLVGIGGGTCAAFFRANGNQSVVWSTLDDVEHSPNEYCRLENLEKDILVFTKLLI is encoded by the coding sequence ATGGATAATATTAATAATATAATAAAAAGTATGGAGCCTGAAATAGTAAGCACAATGATCGAGCTAATATCTAAAAAAGCAATTTCTCCAGAATCTGGAGGATCTGGAGAACTAGAAAGAGCAGTTTATTTGCAGGGCTTGCTTGAGAAGATAGGTGTAGATAAAATAGAGCGAATAGATGCAAAAGACAACTACAATGTAATAAGACCAAACATACTGGCACAGGTATATGGAAAACAGAGAGACCGCACAGTCTGGATTGTGGCGCATATGGATACAGTGCCTGAGGGAGACTTGTCACTTTGGAACACTGATCCATTCAAGGGAGTATTTAAGGATGGAAAGATTTATGGCAGAGGAAGCGTAGATAATGGGCAGGCTATACTCACAGCTCTATTTACATTAAAGATCTTGAAAAAGCAGGATATTGTGCCAAAATATAATGTTGGTATAATGTTTGTATCGGACGAAGAAGTTGGTAGCAAGTATGGAATAGATTTTGTGCTGAAAAACCGTGAGTTTTCTAAAAATGATCTTTTTTACGTTCCTGATTCAGGGAACTCGGAGGGAACGGAAATAGAAATTGCAGAAAAATCTATTTTGTGGATCAAGATCAAGGTCAATGGCAAACAGGCGCATGGAAGCAGGCCAGACCTAGGATTGAACGCAAACAGGATCTCAATGTTATTAAACAGCGAAATTGATAAAGATTTACATAAAAAATTCACGGCTGTAGATACTCTGTTTACGCCTGAATATTCAACCTTCGAGCCTACAAAGAGAGAGAAGAATGTGGATAATGTTAACACCATACCAGGCACTGATGTCAGCTATTATGATTGCAGGATTTTGCCCACATACAATATCGATGATGTGCTGAAAGTTTTTGAAGAAAAGATTAGTAAGTTTAAGAAAAAGTACCAGATAGAAATTGAGTCTGAAATATTACAGAAATCCGTAGCTCCAAAACCCACTGATAAAAACAGTGAAATTGTCCAGACCCTTTTAAGAGTATTGAAAGAAGAGAGAAACATAGATGGAAAACTGGTAGGAATCGGAGGCGGGACATGCGCTGCTTTTTTCAGAGCAAATGGAAATCAATCTGTGGTCTGGAGTACCCTGGATGATGTTGAACATAGCCCTAACGAATATTGCAGGCTTGAAAACCTGGAGAAGGATATACTGGTATTTACAAAGCTTCTGATCTAA